A genome region from Microplitis mediator isolate UGA2020A chromosome 4, iyMicMedi2.1, whole genome shotgun sequence includes the following:
- the LOC130666665 gene encoding uncharacterized protein LOC130666665 isoform X5, with protein sequence MAMSRLPSNFKTAAIKTFEVKIRDNKTFRLVESFGETIKGNVRKRWWRSFASISARVESTLPEDFSYLYPLSFSGKWGLKWSESFKHKEQDQDNDHRYICMKDK encoded by the exons aGCAATTTCAAGACAGCTGCCATTAAGACCTTCGAGGTCAAAATTAGAGATAATAAGACCTTTCGACTTGTTGAAAGCTTCGGTGAAACAATTAAGGGAAATGTGCGCAAGAG GTGGTGGCGCAGCTTTGCCAGCATATCAGCGAGAGTAGAGAGTACGTTGCCCGAGgatttttcatatttgtatCCTTTATCTTTCTCAGGTAAATGGGGACTCAAGTGGAGCGAGAGTTTCAAGCATAAAGAGCAGGATCAGGATAATGATCATCGCTACATATGTATGAAAG